The following proteins come from a genomic window of Phacochoerus africanus isolate WHEZ1 chromosome 9, ROS_Pafr_v1, whole genome shotgun sequence:
- the LOC125136014 gene encoding acyl-coenzyme A thioesterase 1 — protein MMVSYLALLRATRLYQVGHTSCGQLVGLPKLRTANPISWTPFRMAATVTLEPAGRCCWDEPVRIAVRGLAPEQPVTLRASLRDEKGALFRAHARYCADADGQLDLARAPALGGSFVGLEPMGLFWALEPEKPLLRLVKRDVQTPFAVELEVFEGHEPEGGRLLGRAVHERDFLPPGVRREPVRAGRVRATLFLPPDPGPFPGIVDLFGAGGGLPEYRASLLAGKGFAVMALAYHNYEDLPKGIENVHLEYFEEALNYLLSHPQVKGPGVGLLGISKGGELCLSMASFLKSITATVVINASVANIGGTLHYKGETLPPLGTNLSRINVTKDGFADILHVLNSPLEGPDQKSFIPVERAESAFLFLVGQDDHNWKSEFYANEASKRLQAHGKEKPQIICYPRAGHYIEPPYFPLCRASLHVLVGRSVIWGGEPRAHAMAQVDAWQQLQTFFHKHLGGEKGTIPAKL, from the exons ATGATGGTCTCGTATCTGGCTCTCCTGCGAGCGACGAGACTTTACCAAGTGGGCCATACGAGCTGCGGACAGTTGGTAGGGCTTCCAAAACTAAGGACCGCTAACCCAATCTCTTGGACCCCATTCCGGATGGCGGCGACCGTGACGCTGGAGCCCGCGGGCCGTTGCTGCTGGGACGAGCCGGTGCGCATCGCTGTGCGCGGCCTGGCCCCAGAGCAGCCGGTCACGCTGCGCGCGTCCCTGCGCGACGAGAAGGGCGCGCTCTTCAGGGCCCACGCGCGCTACTGCGCCGACGCCGACGGCCAGCTGGACCTGGCGCGCGCGCCCGCGCTGGGCGGCAGCTTCGTGGGGCTCGAGCCCATGGGGCTCTTCTGGGCTCTGGAGCCCGAGAAGCCTTTGCTACGGCTGGTGAAGCGGGACGTGCAGACGCCCTTCGCCGTGGAGCTGGAGGTGTTCGAGGGCCACGAGCCCGAGGGCGGGCGGCTCCTGGGCCGGGCTGTGCACGAGCGCGACTTCCTGCCGCCCGGGGTTCGGCGGGAGCCGGTGCGCGCGGGCCGGGTGCGCGCCACGCTTTTCCTGCCTCCAG ATCCTGGCCCCTTTCCTGGGATCGTGGACCTTTTTGGAGCTGGAGGGGGCCTTCCGGAATACCGAGCCAGTCTGCTGGCTGGGAAGGGTTTTGCTGTGATGGCGCTGGCTTATCATAACTATGAAGACCTCCCCAAAGGCATAGAGAATGTCCACCTGGAGTACTTTGAAGAAGCTCTGAACTACTTACTTAGTCACCCTCAG GTGAAGGGTCCAGGAGTCGGGCTGCTTGGGATTTCCAAAGGCGGTGAACTCTGCCTCTCCATGGCCTCCTTCCTGAAGAGCATCACCGCCACCGTGGTAATCAATGCCTCTGTGGCCAACATCGGGGGAACCTTGCACTACAAGGGTGAGACCCTGCCCCCTCTGGGCACCAACCTAAGTCGAATCAACGTGACCAAAGATGGCTTTGCAGACATTTTGCATGTCCTCAACAGCCCTTTGGAGGGACCTGACCAGAAGAGTTTCATTCCTGTGGAAAGGGCTGAGAGTGCCTTCCTGTTCCTTGTGGGTCAGGATGACCACAACTGGAAGAGTGAGTTCTATGCTAATGAGGCCTCTAAGCGCTTGCAGGCCCATGGGAAGGAGAAGCCCCAGATCATCTGCTACCCAAGGGCGGGACACTATATTGAGCCTCCTTACTTCCCCCTGTGCCGGGCTTCTCTGCACGTCTTGGTGGGCCGCTCTGTCATCtggggaggggagcccagggcTCATGCCATGGCCCAGGTGGATGCCTGGCAGCAGCTCCAGACTTTCTTCCACAAACACTTGGGCGGGGAGAAGGGGACGATCCCAGCAAAACTGTGA